From the genome of Papaver somniferum cultivar HN1 chromosome 2, ASM357369v1, whole genome shotgun sequence, one region includes:
- the LOC113347855 gene encoding protein ROOT HAIR DEFECTIVE 3-like, with protein MEQMDECCSTQLIDGDGSFNVEGLARFSKAVKLAECGLSYAVVSIMGPQSSGKSTLLNHLFRTNFREMDAFRGRSQTTKGIWMAKCADIEPCTLVMDLEGTDGRERGEDDTAFEKQSALFALAVSDIVLINMWCHDIGREQAANKPLLKTVFQVMMRLFSPRKTTLLFVIRDKTRTPLENLEPVLREDIQKIWDNVPKPQAHKDTPLSEFFNVEVTALNSYEEKEEQFKEQVAALRQRFYHSIAPGGLAGDRRAVVPASGFSFSAQQIWKIIKENKDLDLPAHKVMVATVRCEEIANEKFAQLVENEEWCELEEAAQSGLVSGFGKKLSLILEECLSEYDMEAIYFEESVRNAKRQNLETRLLQLIQPAYHSVLGHLRSKTLDDFKDAFEKALKGGEAFAVASHDCTQSFIAEFGKGCADVAIKQANWDATKVRDKLHRDIEAHVDSVRAAKLSEITATYEGKLNKALAEPVESLLDAASNETWPSIRNLLQRETKTAVSGFTGALSGFDINDSTLDEMVANLERYARSVVETKAREEAGRVLIRMKDRFATLFSRDSDSMPRVWTGKEDIRGITKAARTASLKLLSVMAVLRLEEDADSIENTLALALVDTNNKKVTSVDPLASSTWEEVSAEKTLITPVQCKSLWRQFKTETEYSVSQAIAAQEANKRNNNWMPPPWAILALVVLGFNEFMTLLRNPLWLLVIFVGFLLVKALWVQLDISGEFRNGALPGLLSLSTKFLPTVMNLLKKLAEEGQTPTAPAPQRQAPLESNYGDSTQVNSDSASSNITSTENGVEHSSSLRQRQVQMN; from the exons ATGG AGCAAATGGATGAATGTTGCTCCACTCAACTTATAGACGGAGATGGTTCATTTAATGTCGAGGGCCTTGCTAGATTCTCCAAGGCAGTTAAGCTGGCTGAATGTGGACTTTCTTATGCTGTCGTTTCCATCATGGGTCCTCAAAGTAGTG gaaagaGCACACTCTTGAATCATCTTTTTCGTACCAATTTTAGAGAGATGGATGCTTTTAGAGGAAG GTCTCAAACCACTAAAGGTATTTGGATGGCAAAATGTGCTGATATTGAACCTTGTACACTAGTCATGGATTTGGAGGGTACTGAtggaagagaaagaggagag GATGATACTGCCTTTGAGAAGCAGAGTGCCCTTTTCGCTCTTGCTGTATCAGATATTGTACTTATAAACAT GTGGTGTCATGACATTGGCCGTGAACAAGCAGCCAATAAGCCACTCTTAAAGACTGTATTTCAG GTCATGATGAGGTTGTTCAGTCCACGTAAAACAACTTTGCTATTTGTCATACGTGATAAAACAAGG ACGCCACTTGAAAATTTGGAACCTGTTCTGCGGGAAGATATTCAGAAG ATATGGGATAATGTTCCTAAACCACAAGCTCACAAAGATACCCCATTAAGCGAATTTTTTAAT GTTGAGGTTACAGCTCTTAACAGTTACGAAGAAAAGGAAGAGCAATTCAAGGAACAG gtggCTGCTTTAAGACAGCGATTCTACCATTCTATTGCTCCTGGTGGACTCGCTGGAGATCGCAGGGCTGTAGTTCCTGCATCAGGGTTCTCTTTTAGTGCACAACaaatatggaaaattatcaaggAGAACAAGGATCTTGACCTTCCTGCTCACAAG GTCATGGTTGCCACAGTTCGATGTGAAGAAATCGCCAATGAAAAGTTTGCTCAATTAGTAGAGAATGAG GAATGGTGCGAGTTGGAGGAGGCTGCACAGTCTGGTCTTGTTTCAGGATTTGGAAAGAAGCTTAGCTTAATCCTCGAGGAATGTCTGTCAGA GTATGACATGGAAGCTATTTATTTTGAAGAAAGTGTTAGGAATGCAAAGCGGCAAAATCTGGAAACAAGACTGCTGCAA TTAATCCAACCTGCTTATCACTCCGTGTTGGGGCATCTACGATCTAAGACTCTGGATGATTTTAAGGATGCATTTGAGAAGGCTTTGAAGGGAGGAGAAGCATTTGCTGTGGCTTCTCATGATTGTACTCAATCTTTCATCGCAGAATTCGGCAAAGGATGTGCTG ATGTGGCTATTAAACAAGCAAACTGGGATGCAACTAAAGTCCGAGACAAACTTCACCGTGATATAGAAGCACATGTTGACTCCGTCCGAGCTGCCAAACTGTCTGAAATTACTGCCACGTACGAG GGAAAACTGAACAAGGCATTAGCAGAACCAGTGGAGTCTCTTCTAGATGCAGCTAGTAACGAGACATGGCCATCCATTAGAAACCTTCTTCAGCGCGAGACAAAAACAGCAGTCTCTGGATTCACTGGGGCACTTTCCGGTTTTGACATTAATGACAGCACCCTGGATGAAATGGTTGCCAACTTGGAAAGGTACGCAAGAAGTGTGGTTGAAACAAAGGCCAGGGAAGAAGCTGGAAGGGTCCTGATCCGAATGAAAGACAG GTTTGCAACATTATTTAGCCGTGATTCTGATTCAATGCCAAGGGTTTGGACCGGGAAGGAGGATATCCGAGGAATAACGAAAGCTGCTCGCACAGCA TCTTTGAAGCTGCTCTCTGTTATGGCTGTTCTTCGGTTGGAGGAGGATGCTGATAGCATTGAAAATACTCTTGCCCTTGCACTTGTGGACACTAATAACAAGAAAGTTACATCAGTGGACCCACTGGCTTCAAGCACCTGGGAAGAG GTTTCAGCAGAAAAAACTTTGATCACACCTGTTCAATGTAAATCTTTGTGGAGGCAATTTAAGACTGAGACAGAGTACAGTGTTTCTCAGGCTATTGCTGCCCAGGAAGCAAATAAACGTAACAACAACTGGATGCCACCTCCATGGGCTATCCTTGCTCTAGTTGTACTGGGATTCAATGAGTTTATGACACTTCTAAG GAATCCTTTGTGGCTCTTAGTCATCTTTGTTGGCTTCCTACTGGTCAAAGCTCTATGGGTCCAACTAGACATCTCGGGTGAATTCCGCAATGGCGCT CTCCCTGGGCTTCTATCTTTGTCTACGAAGTTCCTTCCTACAGTAATGAACCTTCTTAAAAAACTAGCGGAAGAGGGCCAAACGCCTACCGCACCTGCTCCACAAAGACAAGCTCCCCTTGAATCAAATTATGGAGATAGCACACAAGTCAACAGTGATTCTGCATCGTCTAATATAACGTCGACAGAAAATGGGGTTGAACATTCAAGCTCTTTACGGcaaagacaagttcaaatgaactaA